The following are encoded in a window of Streptomyces sp. Go-475 genomic DNA:
- the thpD gene encoding ectoine hydroxylase — protein MTDTTTGIPDLYPSRGATEVLTPRQDPVVWGAPDAPGPIDPADLLSYERDGFLAIDQLITDDEVAVYRNELNRLVNDPDIRADERSIVEPKSKEIRSVFEVHKISKVFADLVRDERVVGRARQILGSDVYVHQSRINVKPGFGASGFYWHSDFETWHAEDGLPRMRTVSVSIALTENYDTNGGLMIMPGSHKTFLGCAGATPKDNYKKSLQMQDAGTPSDEALTQLASQHGIKLFTGKAGSATWFDCNCMHGSGDNITPFPRSNVFIVFNSVENPAVEPFAAPVRRPEFIGARDFTPVR, from the coding sequence ATCACCGACACCACCACCGGTATCCCGGACCTCTACCCCAGCCGCGGCGCCACCGAGGTGCTGACCCCGCGTCAGGACCCGGTCGTCTGGGGCGCGCCGGACGCGCCCGGCCCGATCGATCCGGCCGACCTGCTGTCCTACGAGCGCGACGGCTTCCTCGCCATCGACCAGCTCATCACGGACGACGAGGTCGCCGTCTACCGCAACGAGCTGAACCGGCTGGTGAACGACCCGGACATCCGTGCCGACGAGCGGTCGATCGTCGAGCCGAAGTCCAAGGAGATCCGCTCGGTCTTCGAGGTCCACAAGATCAGCAAGGTCTTCGCCGACCTGGTCCGTGACGAGCGGGTCGTCGGCCGGGCCCGGCAGATCCTCGGCTCGGACGTCTACGTCCACCAGTCGCGGATCAACGTCAAGCCGGGCTTCGGGGCGAGTGGCTTCTACTGGCACTCGGACTTCGAGACCTGGCACGCCGAGGACGGTCTGCCGCGGATGCGTACGGTGTCGGTCTCGATCGCGCTGACCGAGAACTACGACACCAACGGCGGTCTCATGATCATGCCGGGGTCGCACAAGACGTTCCTCGGGTGCGCGGGGGCCACGCCGAAGGACAACTACAAGAAGTCGCTGCAGATGCAGGACGCCGGGACGCCCTCCGACGAGGCGCTGACCCAGCTGGCCTCGCAGCACGGCATCAAGTTGTTCACGGGCAAGGCCGGTTCGGCGACCTGGTTCGACTGCAACTGCATGCACGGCTCGGGCGACAACATCACGCCGTTCCCGCGCAGCAACGTGTTCATCGTGTTCAACAGCGTGGAGAACCCGGCGGTGGAGCCGTTCGCGGCACCGGTGCGCCGCCCGGAGTTCATCGGGGCGCGGGACTTCACGCCGGTGCGGTGA
- a CDS encoding aminotransferase class V-fold PLP-dependent enzyme, whose product METFENLVRAEFAPKRSYLNTASNGLLPARTVTALHEAVRMRADGTPIGPLYENVEIVRACFARLAGVPAERVATGASIAEYGGLIAAALPAGAEVLTVEGDFASLVHPFHARGDLKVRAVPLERLAESVRPGTALVAVSTVQSADGRLADLPAVREAARAHGARTYVDASQSAGWLPMDADADDFLAAVGFKWLLGPHGAAFFVAPRDFGGLTPLLAGWVAGEVPWESCYGPVEQLADSARRFDISPSLFSYAGLRASLELIEEIGVDAVHAHDVALADRFRAGLAELGHAPVPSPGSAIVSVPGLGHRQEELSRAGIEVSDRAGNLRAGFHLYNTAADVDRLLDALKA is encoded by the coding sequence ATGGAGACCTTCGAGAACCTCGTCCGTGCCGAGTTCGCCCCGAAGCGCAGCTACCTCAACACCGCGAGCAACGGGCTCCTGCCCGCCCGTACCGTCACCGCCCTGCACGAGGCGGTGCGGATGCGCGCCGACGGCACGCCCATCGGTCCCCTGTACGAGAACGTGGAGATCGTCCGCGCCTGCTTCGCCCGGCTCGCCGGCGTGCCGGCCGAGCGCGTCGCGACCGGGGCCTCGATCGCCGAGTACGGCGGGCTGATCGCCGCCGCCCTGCCCGCCGGCGCCGAAGTCCTCACGGTGGAGGGAGACTTCGCCTCCCTGGTGCACCCGTTCCACGCGCGCGGCGACCTCAAGGTGCGGGCCGTCCCCCTGGAGCGGCTCGCCGAGTCCGTCCGGCCCGGCACCGCGCTCGTCGCGGTCAGCACCGTCCAGTCCGCCGACGGCCGCCTCGCCGACCTGCCCGCCGTGCGCGAGGCCGCCCGGGCGCACGGCGCCCGCACCTACGTCGACGCCTCCCAGTCCGCGGGCTGGCTGCCGATGGACGCCGACGCGGACGACTTCCTCGCCGCCGTCGGCTTCAAATGGCTCCTGGGGCCGCACGGGGCCGCGTTCTTCGTCGCCCCGCGGGACTTCGGCGGGCTCACCCCGCTGCTCGCCGGATGGGTCGCCGGTGAGGTCCCCTGGGAGAGCTGCTACGGCCCCGTCGAGCAACTCGCCGACTCGGCACGGCGGTTCGACATCAGCCCGTCCCTCTTCAGCTACGCCGGGCTGCGCGCCTCCCTGGAGCTGATCGAGGAGATCGGCGTCGACGCCGTCCACGCCCACGACGTCGCCCTCGCGGACCGCTTCCGCGCCGGGCTGGCCGAACTGGGCCACGCGCCGGTGCCCTCGCCGGGGTCGGCGATCGTGTCCGTGCCGGGGCTCGGCCACCGGCAGGAGGAGCTGAGCCGGGCGGGCATCGAGGTGTCCGACCGGGCGGGGAACCTGCGCGCCGGGTTCCACCTGTACAACACGGCGGCGGACGTCGACCGGCTCCTGGACGCCCTGAAGGCGTGA
- a CDS encoding DsbA family oxidoreductase, whose amino-acid sequence MRVEIWSDIACPWCYVGKARFEKALRDFPHRDDVEVVHRSFELDPGRAKDDIQPVITMLTRKYGMSAAQAEAGEDNLGAQAAAEGLDYRTRGRDHGSTFDMHRLLHFAKERGRQEQLLDLLYRANFAEERSVFNDDERLVELAVAAGLEEGAARAVLADPEAYAAEVRADEREAAQLGASGVPFFVLDRKYGVSGAQPAEVFAQALTQAYGERAPLKIVDGGEAGGADACGPDGCAVPQR is encoded by the coding sequence ATGCGCGTCGAGATCTGGAGCGACATCGCCTGCCCCTGGTGCTACGTGGGCAAAGCCCGCTTCGAGAAGGCGCTGCGGGACTTCCCGCACCGCGACGACGTCGAGGTGGTGCACCGCTCCTTCGAGCTGGACCCGGGCCGCGCCAAGGACGACATCCAGCCCGTGATCACGATGCTCACCAGGAAGTACGGGATGAGCGCGGCCCAGGCCGAGGCGGGCGAGGACAACCTGGGCGCCCAGGCCGCCGCCGAGGGCCTCGACTACCGCACCCGCGGCCGCGACCACGGCAGCACCTTCGACATGCACCGCCTGCTCCACTTCGCCAAGGAGCGGGGCCGCCAGGAGCAGCTGCTCGACCTGCTGTACCGGGCCAACTTCGCCGAGGAGCGCTCGGTGTTCAACGACGACGAGCGGCTCGTGGAGCTGGCCGTCGCCGCCGGGCTGGAGGAGGGGGCCGCTCGCGCGGTGCTCGCCGACCCGGAGGCGTACGCCGCCGAGGTGCGGGCCGACGAGCGCGAGGCCGCGCAGCTCGGCGCGAGCGGTGTGCCGTTCTTCGTGCTCGACCGCAAGTACGGCGTCTCCGGCGCCCAGCCCGCCGAGGTCTTCGCCCAGGCCCTGACCCAGGCGTACGGCGAGCGCGCGCCGCTGAAGATCGTCGATGGCGGCGAGGCCGGCGGCGCCGACGCCTGCGGCCCGGACGGCTGCGCGGTGCCCCAGCGCTGA
- a CDS encoding GNAT family N-acetyltransferase gives MIEESRTDAPLVIRTVLPAEAEEVAALHRRARATYYPDGFPDDGADWRARWREAIARPGGRVLCAVRDGRMVGIACFRRPDGDASGVVTLLQFHVDPDRWRSGIGTALHTACVEEWRVDGVRAAVLEVHTGNERAQGFYARQGWVPDPEHPAGPDDHHLRLRFTVPGE, from the coding sequence ATGATCGAAGAGAGCCGAACCGACGCACCCCTGGTCATCAGGACCGTTCTGCCCGCCGAGGCCGAGGAGGTCGCCGCGCTGCACCGGCGGGCCCGGGCCACGTACTACCCGGACGGCTTCCCGGACGACGGGGCCGACTGGCGGGCCCGGTGGCGGGAGGCGATCGCGCGGCCCGGCGGGCGGGTGCTGTGCGCGGTGCGCGACGGCCGCATGGTCGGCATCGCCTGCTTCCGCAGGCCGGACGGGGATGCGTCGGGCGTCGTCACGCTGCTCCAGTTCCACGTCGACCCGGACCGGTGGCGGTCCGGCATCGGGACGGCCCTGCACACCGCCTGCGTGGAGGAGTGGCGGGTCGACGGCGTGCGCGCTGCCGTGCTCGAGGTGCACACGGGCAACGAGCGGGCGCAGGGCTTCTACGCCCGCCAGGGCTGGGTCCCCGACCCGGAGCATCCGGCCGGTCCGGACGACCACCACCTCCGGCTGCGCTTCACGGTGCCCGGGGAATGA
- a CDS encoding DUF1349 domain-containing protein, translating to MDLHISELPFGLRSYGPDGHWSYEDGVLTGWAGARQDRFVPPTGEGLDPASDAPRLLGAPEGDFQLIAKVTVGFGAAFDAGVLYVHVAERAWAKLCLEYSPDVPTVCTVVTRGHSDDANSFTVDGSSVWLRVSRTGRAFAFHASRDGERWTFVRLFTLGDEKETGAALVGFMAQSPMGEGCVVTYDHIEFRPEWPKDLRDGS from the coding sequence ATGGATCTGCACATCTCCGAACTTCCTTTCGGCCTGCGCTCTTACGGGCCCGACGGGCACTGGTCCTACGAGGACGGGGTCCTCACCGGCTGGGCCGGGGCGCGGCAGGACCGGTTCGTGCCGCCGACCGGGGAGGGGCTGGACCCCGCCTCCGACGCGCCGCGGCTGCTGGGGGCGCCCGAAGGGGACTTCCAGCTGATCGCCAAGGTCACGGTCGGATTCGGCGCGGCCTTCGACGCCGGGGTGCTCTACGTCCACGTGGCGGAGCGGGCCTGGGCGAAGCTCTGCCTGGAGTACTCCCCGGACGTCCCCACCGTCTGCACGGTCGTCACCCGGGGGCACTCGGACGACGCCAACTCCTTCACCGTCGACGGCAGTTCCGTCTGGCTCCGGGTGAGCCGCACGGGCCGCGCGTTCGCCTTCCACGCCTCCCGCGACGGTGAACGGTGGACCTTCGTCCGCCTCTTCACCCTCGGCGACGAGAAGGAGACGGGCGCGGCCCTGGTCGGCTTCATGGCCCAGTCGCCGATGGGGGAGGGCTGCGTGGTGACGTACGACCACATCGAGTTCCGTCCGGAGTGGCCGAAGGACCTGAGGGACGGCAGCTGA
- a CDS encoding aldehyde dehydrogenase (NADP(+)) — MAAAPVWSVDPRTGKQREQVAVEATAQEVDAAVRAAHEVRGALADRTVRAAFLRSAAEELQAAKDGLVETADAETALGPVRLTGELARTCYQLRAFADIVDEGAFLDVVINHPDDTATPPIPDLRRYKVPLGVVAVYSASNFPFAFSVAGGDTASALAAGCPVVVKAHPDHPALSEYVAKVLRRAAARHDIPEGVVGLVHGFEAGVELIKHPLVAAAGFTGSVRGGRALFDAAAARPVPIPFHGELGSLNPVVVTEAAAAERAEAIGSGLAGSMTLGVGQFCVKPGLVLAPSGAAGDALLKSLTDAVSDTDAGVLLDHRMRDNFVAGVAERAELPDVESPVTPGAGGEHTVSAGFLTVPASRLAQEGEHDLLLEECFGPVTVVARYEDEAEVKAVLSRLPGNLTATVQLSEEEAAGEGRGAELLQELTPLAGRVLVNGWPTGVAVAPAQHHGGPYPATTSTSTSVGGTAIERWLRPVAYQNAPEALLPAELRDENPLGLPRRFNGRLER, encoded by the coding sequence GTGGCAGCAGCACCAGTCTGGAGTGTCGACCCCCGAACCGGGAAGCAGCGTGAACAGGTTGCGGTGGAGGCCACAGCCCAGGAGGTGGACGCCGCCGTCCGCGCCGCGCACGAGGTGCGCGGCGCCCTCGCCGACCGCACGGTCCGCGCGGCCTTCCTGCGCAGCGCCGCCGAGGAGCTTCAGGCGGCCAAGGACGGACTCGTCGAGACCGCCGACGCCGAGACCGCGCTCGGCCCGGTCCGGCTGACCGGCGAGCTCGCCCGCACCTGCTACCAGCTGCGGGCCTTCGCCGACATCGTCGACGAGGGCGCCTTCCTCGACGTCGTCATCAACCACCCCGACGACACGGCCACCCCGCCGATCCCGGACCTGCGCCGCTACAAGGTGCCCCTCGGCGTCGTCGCCGTGTACTCGGCCTCGAACTTCCCCTTCGCCTTCTCGGTCGCCGGCGGCGACACCGCGAGCGCCCTCGCGGCCGGCTGCCCCGTCGTCGTCAAGGCCCACCCGGACCACCCGGCCCTGTCCGAGTACGTCGCCAAGGTGCTGCGCCGCGCCGCCGCCCGGCACGACATCCCCGAGGGCGTCGTCGGCCTGGTCCACGGCTTCGAGGCCGGTGTCGAGCTGATCAAGCACCCGCTGGTCGCGGCGGCCGGCTTCACCGGGTCGGTGCGCGGTGGACGCGCGCTGTTCGACGCGGCGGCCGCGCGTCCGGTGCCGATCCCCTTCCACGGCGAGCTGGGCTCCCTGAACCCGGTCGTCGTCACCGAGGCCGCCGCCGCCGAGCGCGCCGAGGCGATCGGCTCGGGCCTCGCCGGTTCCATGACGCTCGGCGTAGGCCAGTTCTGCGTGAAGCCGGGCCTGGTGCTCGCGCCGTCCGGCGCCGCCGGTGACGCCCTGCTGAAGTCCCTGACCGACGCCGTCAGCGACACCGACGCCGGGGTCCTGCTCGACCACCGCATGCGCGACAACTTCGTCGCGGGCGTCGCCGAGCGGGCCGAGCTGCCCGACGTCGAATCCCCGGTCACGCCCGGCGCGGGCGGCGAGCACACCGTCAGCGCGGGCTTCCTCACCGTCCCGGCGAGCAGGCTGGCCCAGGAGGGCGAGCACGACCTGCTCCTGGAGGAGTGCTTCGGGCCGGTCACCGTGGTGGCCCGCTACGAGGACGAGGCCGAGGTGAAGGCCGTGCTGTCGCGGCTGCCGGGCAACCTCACGGCGACGGTGCAGCTGTCCGAGGAGGAGGCGGCGGGTGAGGGCCGCGGCGCGGAGCTGCTGCAGGAGCTGACGCCGCTGGCCGGGCGTGTGCTGGTGAACGGCTGGCCGACGGGGGTTGCCGTCGCGCCGGCGCAGCACCACGGGGGGCCGTACCCGGCCACGACGTCGACGTCCACGTCGGTGGGCGGGACGGCGATCGAGCGGTGGCTGCGGCCGGTTGCTTATCAGAACGCGCCCGAGGCGCTGCTGCCGGCCGAGCTGCGGGACGAGAACCCGCTGGGGCTGCCGCGGCGGTTCAACGGGCGGCTGGAGCGATAA
- a CDS encoding IclR family transcriptional regulator, whose amino-acid sequence MSAGETGGGAQVKSAVRTVELLEYFAGRPGMHSLASVQEAVGYPKSSLYMLLRTLVELGWVETDATGTRYGIGVRALLVGTSYIDGDEVVAAARPTLDRLSDDTTETIHLARLDGTNVVYLATRQSQHYLRPFTRVGRRLPAHSTSLGKALLSTYSDEQVRKMLPETLPALTENTITDREKLIEELHQVREQGFAVDREENTLGLRCFGVAIPYRTPARDAISCSVPVARLTPAHEQLVKDALFDARDRLTLATRRL is encoded by the coding sequence ATGTCGGCTGGCGAGACGGGCGGCGGGGCGCAGGTCAAGTCCGCGGTGAGAACGGTTGAACTGCTCGAATACTTCGCCGGGCGTCCCGGTATGCACTCCCTGGCCTCGGTCCAGGAGGCCGTCGGGTACCCGAAGTCCAGTCTCTACATGCTGCTGCGCACCCTGGTCGAGCTGGGCTGGGTGGAGACGGACGCGACGGGCACGCGGTACGGCATCGGGGTGCGGGCCCTGCTGGTCGGCACCTCCTACATCGACGGCGACGAGGTCGTGGCGGCGGCCCGGCCGACGCTGGACCGGCTCTCGGACGACACGACGGAGACGATCCACCTGGCCCGTCTGGACGGCACGAACGTCGTCTACCTCGCCACCCGCCAGTCGCAGCACTACCTGCGGCCCTTCACCCGGGTCGGCCGCCGGCTGCCCGCGCACTCGACGTCCCTCGGCAAGGCGCTGCTGAGCACCTACTCGGACGAGCAGGTCCGCAAGATGCTCCCGGAGACGCTGCCGGCGCTGACGGAGAACACGATCACCGACCGGGAGAAGCTCATCGAGGAGCTGCACCAGGTCCGCGAGCAGGGCTTCGCCGTGGACCGGGAGGAGAACACGCTGGGGCTGCGCTGCTTCGGTGTGGCGATCCCGTACCGCACGCCGGCGCGCGACGCGATCAGCTGCTCGGTGCCGGTGGCGCGGCTCACGCCGGCGCACGAACAGCTGGTGAAGGACGCGCTGTTCGACGCGCGGGACCGGCTGACCCTCGCGACGCGGAGGCTCTGA
- a CDS encoding GNAT family N-acetyltransferase encodes MEVALRPVHDSDLPVFFRQMNDPESLHLAAFTAKDPADRAAFDAHWAKIRSSSDVARTVLADGDVVGHAAVYGEPGEREVTYWVDRAYWGKGIATAALRALLAEVPERPLYARAASDNAGSLRVLEKCGFRASATARGYARARGAEIDETVLILEG; translated from the coding sequence ATGGAGGTCGCACTCCGACCCGTCCACGACAGCGACCTGCCGGTGTTCTTCCGGCAGATGAACGACCCCGAGTCCCTGCACCTGGCGGCCTTCACCGCCAAGGACCCCGCCGACCGGGCCGCCTTCGACGCCCACTGGGCGAAGATCCGGTCCTCGTCCGACGTGGCGCGGACCGTCCTGGCCGACGGCGACGTGGTCGGCCACGCGGCGGTGTACGGGGAGCCGGGCGAACGCGAGGTGACGTACTGGGTCGATCGCGCCTACTGGGGGAAGGGCATCGCCACGGCGGCCCTGCGGGCGCTGCTGGCCGAGGTGCCCGAGCGTCCCCTGTACGCCCGGGCGGCGTCGGACAACGCGGGCTCGCTCCGCGTCCTGGAGAAGTGCGGGTTCCGCGCCTCGGCCACGGCCCGGGGCTACGCGCGGGCCCGGGGCGCCGAGATCGACGAGACGGTGCTGATCCTGGAGGGCTGA
- a CDS encoding histidine kinase, with product MRGFARFLLGRRARQRWIHLILGGALAMPYFLVGSVILGPVTGSTDLFGSFPLQLASFGVGLPIAAVTSLFPLTRPLESAAVRWLCGVDADRLALGPARTRDEKARTAAWFTLHLGVGGILAGMSLALPPFAAVLIVLPVFAGLGGTRLGLPEVFDHAWALALAPVVGVASLVALAGCAAGCGALLARWAPALLGPSPEDRLAAAEARAADLAVRNRLARELHDSVGHALSAVTLQASAARRVLDSDPEFVREALAAIEDTTRRTVGELDAVLGVLREGDAPGTAPAPTLAADLDGLLSRTRAGGARVTATVHADPGALPPLLSREAYRIVQEGLSNALRHAGGRVAVEVRIAVAGGDLEITVENPVTGTAPSRPGGGHGLRGIADRARLLGGTTTAGTAGPAGDLWRLHVRLPMKGPA from the coding sequence GTGAGGGGTTTCGCCCGGTTCCTGCTCGGGCGGCGGGCCCGGCAGCGCTGGATCCACCTGATCCTCGGCGGCGCGCTCGCCATGCCGTACTTCCTGGTCGGCTCGGTGATCCTCGGCCCGGTCACCGGCTCCACGGACCTCTTCGGGTCCTTCCCCCTGCAACTCGCCTCGTTCGGCGTGGGCCTGCCGATCGCCGCCGTCACCTCCCTGTTCCCGCTGACCCGGCCGCTGGAGTCCGCCGCCGTCCGCTGGCTGTGCGGCGTCGACGCGGACCGGCTCGCCCTCGGGCCGGCCCGCACCCGGGACGAGAAGGCCCGCACGGCGGCCTGGTTCACGCTGCACCTCGGGGTGGGCGGGATCCTCGCGGGGATGTCGCTGGCCCTGCCGCCGTTCGCCGCCGTGCTCATCGTGCTGCCGGTCTTCGCGGGGCTGGGCGGTACCCGGCTCGGGCTGCCCGAGGTCTTCGACCACGCCTGGGCACTGGCGCTCGCCCCGGTCGTGGGCGTGGCGTCGCTCGTCGCCCTCGCCGGCTGCGCGGCCGGCTGCGGAGCGCTGCTGGCCCGCTGGGCGCCCGCCCTGCTCGGACCGTCGCCCGAGGACCGGCTCGCCGCCGCCGAGGCACGCGCCGCCGACCTGGCCGTACGCAACCGGCTGGCCCGGGAGCTGCACGACTCCGTGGGCCACGCCCTGAGCGCGGTCACCCTCCAGGCGAGCGCGGCGCGCCGCGTCCTCGACTCCGACCCGGAGTTCGTCCGCGAGGCCCTGGCCGCCATCGAGGACACCACCCGGCGCACCGTCGGCGAACTCGACGCCGTCCTGGGCGTGCTGCGCGAGGGCGACGCCCCGGGCACGGCCCCGGCGCCCACCCTCGCCGCCGACCTCGACGGCCTGCTGTCCCGGACCCGGGCGGGCGGCGCGCGCGTGACCGCCACGGTCCACGCCGACCCCGGGGCGCTGCCCCCGCTGCTGTCGCGCGAGGCCTACCGCATCGTGCAGGAGGGGCTGAGCAACGCGCTCAGGCACGCCGGTGGGCGGGTCGCCGTGGAGGTGCGGATCGCGGTGGCGGGCGGAGACCTGGAGATCACCGTGGAGAACCCGGTGACCGGCACCGCGCCCTCCCGCCCCGGCGGCGGCCACGGGCTGCGGGGCATCGCCGACCGGGCGCGGCTGCTGGGCGGCACCACGACGGCGGGAACCGCCGGACCGGCCGGAGACCTCTGGCGTCTGCACGTACGCCTGCCGATGAAAGGACCCGCATGA
- a CDS encoding response regulator transcription factor, which yields MTSPTPIRVVLADDERMVRTALRAILSAEPDLEVVGEAATGAEAVSVVREVRPDVVLMDVRMPETDGIRATEQILATLDEPPRIVVVTTFENDSYVYDALRAGAAGFLLKRADADALVQAVRLVARSDSLLFPAAVRTLATEHARAHPAPPAWVAKLTAREGEVLRHMARGLTNAEIARRMAVGPATVKSHVAAVLAKTGTRDRTQAVIAAYEARFLNGG from the coding sequence ATGACCAGCCCGACGCCGATCCGTGTCGTCCTCGCCGACGACGAGCGCATGGTGCGCACCGCGCTGCGCGCCATCCTCTCGGCCGAGCCGGATCTGGAGGTGGTGGGCGAGGCGGCGACCGGCGCCGAGGCCGTGTCCGTCGTCCGGGAGGTGCGGCCGGACGTCGTCCTCATGGACGTCCGGATGCCGGAGACCGACGGCATCCGCGCCACCGAGCAGATCCTCGCCACCCTGGACGAGCCGCCCCGGATCGTCGTCGTGACGACGTTCGAGAACGACTCCTACGTGTACGACGCGCTGCGCGCTGGAGCCGCCGGGTTCCTGTTGAAGCGGGCGGACGCGGACGCGCTGGTGCAGGCGGTCCGGCTGGTCGCGCGCAGCGACAGCCTGCTGTTCCCGGCGGCCGTGCGCACGCTCGCCACCGAGCACGCCCGCGCGCACCCGGCGCCGCCCGCCTGGGTGGCGAAGCTCACGGCACGCGAGGGGGAAGTGCTGCGGCACATGGCGCGGGGGCTGACCAACGCGGAGATCGCGCGCCGGATGGCGGTCGGCCCGGCCACGGTGAAGTCGCACGTGGCGGCGGTGCTGGCCAAGACGGGGACCCGGGACCGCACGCAGGCGGTCATCGCGGCGTACGAAGCGCGCTTTCTGAACGGCGGATGA
- a CDS encoding penicillin-binding transpeptidase domain-containing protein: MNKTIRRASVFTLLLVLALLGRATWVQFYEGQALADDKDNRRNAIETYSAPLGNIIVAGRSVTGSAPTENSDLKYKRTYTDGKLYAAVTGYASQAYAPTQLEGIYTDLLNGTDNRLKSVMDTLTNQRAAPGNVVTTIDPDVQKAAYDALGDKKGGAVAIDPKTGRILAVVSTPSYDPSSLTDANTAGVAWKQLNADPDKPLTNRALRQPLPPGSTFKLVVAAAALEDGLYSSVDEKTDSPNPYPLPGTSRTLDNENPSAPCANASIRVALQYSCNNVFGKMAVDLGQDKVKAMADKFGFNDDKLDVPVRAYTSVYPSDMYPSETALTGIGQFDVTATPLQMAMVSAAIANGGKLVSPHMVSQITNSGGDVLQDYDDEAGTKEIVSSSTAEQLESAMQTVVEKGTGTNARVPGATVGGKTGTAQHGENNSQVPYAWFTSYGKSDSSGKEVAVAVVVEQSNAARSEVSGNGLAAPVAKAMMEAALKD, from the coding sequence ATGAACAAGACGATCAGGCGCGCATCGGTCTTCACGCTGCTGCTGGTGTTGGCCCTGCTGGGCAGGGCGACCTGGGTGCAGTTCTACGAGGGCCAGGCGCTCGCAGACGACAAGGACAACCGGCGGAACGCCATAGAGACGTACTCGGCGCCGCTCGGGAACATCATCGTGGCCGGCCGGTCGGTCACCGGCTCGGCGCCGACCGAGAACAGCGACCTGAAATACAAGCGCACGTACACGGACGGCAAGCTGTACGCGGCGGTGACGGGATACGCGTCGCAGGCGTACGCGCCGACCCAGCTGGAGGGCATCTACACCGACCTCCTCAACGGCACGGACAACCGGCTGAAGTCCGTGATGGACACCCTCACCAACCAGCGCGCCGCACCGGGCAACGTGGTCACGACGATCGACCCGGACGTGCAGAAGGCCGCGTACGACGCGCTCGGCGACAAGAAGGGCGGAGCCGTCGCCATCGACCCGAAGACCGGGAGGATCCTGGCCGTCGTGTCGACGCCGTCGTACGACCCGTCGTCGCTGACGGACGCCAACACGGCCGGGGTGGCCTGGAAACAGCTCAACGCCGACCCGGACAAGCCACTGACCAACCGTGCCCTGCGCCAGCCGCTGCCGCCGGGCTCGACGTTCAAGCTGGTCGTCGCCGCGGCCGCCCTGGAGGACGGGCTGTACTCGTCGGTGGACGAGAAGACCGACAGCCCGAACCCGTACCCGCTGCCGGGCACGAGCCGGACGCTGGACAACGAGAACCCGAGCGCGCCGTGCGCGAACGCCTCGATCCGGGTGGCGTTGCAGTACTCCTGCAACAACGTCTTCGGGAAGATGGCCGTCGACCTGGGCCAGGACAAGGTCAAGGCGATGGCCGACAAGTTCGGCTTCAACGACGACAAGCTGGACGTGCCGGTCCGGGCCTACACGAGCGTGTACCCGTCGGACATGTACCCCTCGGAGACGGCCCTGACGGGCATCGGCCAGTTCGATGTCACCGCGACCCCGCTGCAGATGGCCATGGTGTCGGCGGCCATAGCCAACGGCGGCAAGCTGGTCTCGCCGCATATGGTGTCGCAGATCACCAACAGCGGCGGCGATGTGCTGCAGGACTACGACGACGAGGCGGGCACGAAGGAGATCGTCTCCTCCTCGACCGCCGAGCAGCTCGAGTCGGCGATGCAGACGGTCGTGGAGAAGGGCACGGGCACCAACGCCCGGGTGCCGGGCGCGACGGTGGGCGGCAAGACGGGCACGGCCCAGCACGGCGAGAACAACAGCCAGGTGCCGTACGCCTGGTTCACCTCGTACGGCAAGTCCGACTCGTCGGGCAAGGAGGTCGCCGTGGCGGTCGTCGTCGAGCAGTCGAACGCGGCCCGCTCGGAGGTCAGCGGCAACGGCCTGGCGGCGCCGGTCGCCAAGGCGATGATGGAAGCGGCGCTGAAGGACTGA